Within Cryptomeria japonica unplaced genomic scaffold, Sugi_1.0 HiC_scaffold_405, whole genome shotgun sequence, the genomic segment CTAGATTGATGGGTAGATTAGGAGTCTTCGTGGACTCTATACCACGGATGAATATTCTTCGGAGGAAGATGACAATGGTACTTCACGCGGTGGGGAGGAGTTGAAAGGTAATGGAGGATTGCTTACATCATCACCGTTTCCTTCCAGCATTTGTACCACCCTGCTCATTGATGGTCGGTCATTGGAATTGTATTGAATACACCAAAGTCCTACTTTCGTCATTCTCCTCACCTTCTCTTCATCTTCCACTTCCATGTCGCATCGACCTTTTTCTCTCAACCTCTTTTCCAACTCCCCACTTTCTATCAATTTGAACGCCCATTCCGGAAAATAAAGTTGACTCGAATGGCTCACCTGCAACTCAATGTTCTTCCTCCTTCCCGCTATCTCCATTAATAGCATTCCAAAACTGTAAACATCTGATTTGTCTGTTACACCTCCCAAATTTATATTCCACACCTCTGGCGCAACATATCCTGGCGTCCCTCTGGTTGCCGTAATTGATACGTGGTCGTCTCCCTTCCCATACAGTTTAGCGAGACCAAAATCAGCTACTTTGGGCGTGAAATCTGCATCCAGTAAAATATTGTGAGGCTTAATGTCAAAATGAATGATGCGCCTGTTACAATCTTGGTGCAAATACGCAATTCCGCGCGCAGCGCCCAAAGCAATTGAATACAATTGCTCCCAACTGAGCTTCTGTTCTTGTTCTTTTCCTTGAAATAGAAACTTCTCTAGGGATCCATTGGCCATGTACTCATATACAAGTGGGCTTCTGAAACCTTCAAAACAATAACCCATGAGGCGAACCAAGTGAACGTGATGAATGGTTCCCAGAGTTGCAACCTCATTCATGAACTGGCTCTCACTCTGTCTCGACTGATCCAAAAGTTTTACAGCCACAAAAAAACCGCTCGGGAGCTTTCCTTTATAAACCATGCCGAATCCTCCTTCCCCAAGTTTATCTGAAAAGTCGTTAGTGATCTTCTTTAGCTGAGAGAATGAATATCTGGTCGGCATTTCATGAATATAACTTTGGAGAAAATTCTCCACTTTCCCAATAGACCCTGAATTCATCGGTTCGCTTGCAACACAACTTTGGATCCATCTAAAGTAGGATGACCTCTTTCGATAAACAACAATAAGAAATAGTGCTACTATCACTATGAAAGCACTTGCCCCAATGGCTATTCCTGGAATTCATGTGTAGTATCATAGATTAGTGACTCCACCATACAAGAAAATTAGAAGAATGTTTAAAACTCACACAAAAAGGTTCCTTAGTATTTACCTGTTATATCTCTGCCTTTTTTAGTTCTGACTGTTATAGCTCGATAAATTGATCTCTCGACTGTTTAAATTTGGTAAATGCTAATCAGATgcgaatataattttttttgaactaAACTGAGATAATCCAATTTCGTATTTTATATTTTCGAATTGCAAGGCAATTAAACTTAATGGGTGCTTAGAAGAAAATATAGAGAGATCTGAACCAAATTATACCTGATGAACATGTGGTTTGATGGGGTGCATCCTCGCAAAAGCAAAGGAACTGGTTTAAATCGGAAATATTAAACCCACACAGACCACCGCTTGAAACGCAACTCTTACATTTCTGGTCTTGTTCCTCTGCAATATTCCAATGGGTTGATGCCTCTTCAACAGTTACCGATTTAAAATAACATCCTGGAACCTCAAGGCCAGGTAGTAGAGCTACACATTGCAAACCACACACAAGAACTTGTAGACTGATGTTATGTCGTTGGAT encodes:
- the LOC131039180 gene encoding rust resistance kinase Lr10-like, encoding MNSGSIGKVENFLQSYIHEMPTRYSFSQLKKITNDFSDKLGEGGFGMVYKGKLPSGFFVAVKLLDQSRQSESQFMNEVATLGTIHHVHLVRLMGYCFEGFRSPLVYEYMANGSLEKFLFQGKEQEQKLSWEQLYSIALGAARGIAYLHQDCNRRIIHFDIKPHNILLDADFTPKVADFGLAKLYGKGDDHVSITATRGTPGYVAPEVWNINLGGVTDKSDVYSFGMLLMEIAGRRKNIELQVSHSSQLYFPEWAFKLIESGELEKRLREKGRCDMEVEDEEKVRRMTKVGLWCIQYNSNDRPSMSRVVQMLEGNGDDVSNPPLPFNSSPPREVPLSSSSEEYSSVV